The genomic window GGCAGCCCTAGCGCAGGCCGAGGACATCCTGCATGTCGTACAGCCCGTTCCGCTTGCCGGCGAGAAAACGGGCCGCGCGCAGGCTGCCGAGCGCATACGGCATGCGGCTGCCGGCGCGGTGGGCGATCTCCACGCGTTCGCCGAGGCCGCAGAACATGACGTTGTGGTCACCGACGATGTCGCCGCCGCGCACCGTGGCGAAGCCGATGGTCGACGGGTCGCGTTCGCCGGTGACGCCCTCGCGGCCATAGACGGCGCAGGCCTTGAGGTCGCGGCCGAGCGCCGCGGCGACCACCTCGCCCATGCGCAGCGCGGTGCCGGACGGGGCGTCGATCTTGTGCCGATGGTGGGCCTCGACGATCTCGATGTCGTAGCCCTGGTTGAGGATCTTCGCCGCAGTATCGAGCAGCTTGAAGACGAGGTTCACGCCGACCGCCATGTTCGGCGCGAAGACGATCGGGATGTCCTTCGCCGCCGCGGCGATCGCCGCCTTGCCCTCGGCCTCGAAGCCGGTGGTGCCGATCACCATGCCGACGCCCTGGTCGCGGCAGGTGCGCAAATGCTCGAGGGTCCCTTCGGGACGGGTGAAGTCGATCAGGCAGTCGGCGCGGGCGATCTGGCCGGCGAAATCGTCGCTGACGACGACCTCGCTCGGCAGGCCGACCAGTTCGCCGGCGTTGCGCCCGACCGCCGGGCTGCCCGGACGGTCGAAGGCCGCCGCCAGCGAGGCCTCGCCATCCTTCAGCGTCGCCTCGATCAGCATCCGCCCCATGCGCCCGTTGGCGCCCACCACTGCAACACGCACACCGCTCATTTCAGGCACTCACCTCAAAAACCCACTTTTTCCATCATCCGGCCGAAGAAACCCTTTTCCTCCGGCGGCGGCATCGGCGTGTCGGCGGAAATCGACCCGAGATCGATGACTCGCGACTTCTCTTCCGGCACCGTCTCGCTGCCGGCATTCTGGTCGGCGACGACGTCGCCGGCGACGCGGTAGAGCTTGCCGTCGCCGTCGAAGAAGACGGTGAAGCGCCGCCGCTCGATTTCCTTGGTGCGCCCCTTCTGCAGGCTATAGACGTAGTCCCAACGGTCGGCGTGGAACATGTCGACGAGCAGCGGCGTGCCGAGGACGAAGCGGACCTGGTCGCGCGTCAGCCCGGGGCGCAGCTGCGAGACCATGTCCTGCGTCAGCACGTTGCCCTGCTGCACGTCGATGCGGTACTCGGTGACGATGCGCGGCACGTTGGAGCAGGCACCGAGCAGCAGCATGGCCGCGAAGGCGACGAAAAATCTCGATGAAATCATGCGTAACGATGCAGTCAAAAGGATCCGGGGAGGCACCGGCTGCGTAGGCTCCGTCCGGCCTCCCCGCCGCCCGCGCCCGCCGTCTGCGGCGGGTGCTCATGTCGCAAAGCCCCGCCAAGCGGTATATCATAACCGAAAACCACCCGCGCTCCGCCGAGCCGAACACGCGATGAGCAACCCCGACAGCCTGAAGAGCATCGGCCTCAAGGCCACCTTCCCCCGACTGAAAATCCTCGAACTGTTCGAGAACACCGACGTCCGCCATCTGACCGCGGAGGACGTCTACCGCATGCTGCTCGCCGAGGGCATGGACATCGGCCTGGCCACCGTCTACCGCGTGCTGACGCAATTCGAGCAGGCCGGGCTGCTCGAGCGGCACCACTTCGAATCGGGCAAGGCGGTGTTCGAGCTGAACGCCGGCCACCACCACGACCACCTGGTCTGCATCAACTGCGGCAAGGTCGAGGAGTTCTGCGACCCGGAAATCGAGCGGCGGCAGGCCAAGATCGCCAAGGAGCGCGGCTTCGCGATCCACGAGCACGCGCTCTACCTCTACGCCGAGTGCACCAAGGCCGATTGCCCGAACCGCGGCAAGGGCGGCAAGACACCCGCCGGCTGACCCCCCACGACCCTTTTCCGCGGAGCACCGGCGACGGTGCTGTCAGCCCATGGACGCCTTCCTCGCCTCGACGCTGCTCGTCGCGCTCGCCGAAATCGGCGACAAGACGCAACTGCTCTCCTTCGTTCTCGCCGCCCGCCTGCGCCGCCCGTGGGCGATCATCGCCGGCATCCTCGCCGCGACGCTGGCCAACCATGCGCTGGCCGGCTGGGTCGGGACCTGGATCGGCTCGCTGCTGTCGCCGGACGCGCTGCGCTGGGCGACGGGCGCGGTGTTCATCGCCTTCAGCCTGTGGACGCTGAAGCCGGACGAACTCGACGAGGACGAGGCGCCAAAATCGACGCACGCCGGCGCCTTCGTGACCACGACGATCGCCTTCTTCCTCGCCGAGATGGGCGACAAGACGCAGTTCGCGACGATCGCGCTGGCCGCCAAGTTCGACGCGCTGGCCTGGGTAGTCCTCGGCACCACGATCGGCATGCTCGCCGCCAACATTCCGGCGGTACTGGTCGGCGAGAAGCTGGCGCACCGCCTGCCGCTGCGCACCATCCGCTGGAC from Azospira restricta includes these protein-coding regions:
- the dapB gene encoding 4-hydroxy-tetrahydrodipicolinate reductase; amino-acid sequence: MSGVRVAVVGANGRMGRMLIEATLKDGEASLAAAFDRPGSPAVGRNAGELVGLPSEVVVSDDFAGQIARADCLIDFTRPEGTLEHLRTCRDQGVGMVIGTTGFEAEGKAAIAAAAKDIPIVFAPNMAVGVNLVFKLLDTAAKILNQGYDIEIVEAHHRHKIDAPSGTALRMGEVVAAALGRDLKACAVYGREGVTGERDPSTIGFATVRGGDIVGDHNVMFCGLGERVEIAHRAGSRMPYALGSLRAARFLAGKRNGLYDMQDVLGLR
- a CDS encoding outer membrane protein assembly factor BamE, which translates into the protein MISSRFFVAFAAMLLLGACSNVPRIVTEYRIDVQQGNVLTQDMVSQLRPGLTRDQVRFVLGTPLLVDMFHADRWDYVYSLQKGRTKEIERRRFTVFFDGDGKLYRVAGDVVADQNAGSETVPEEKSRVIDLGSISADTPMPPPEEKGFFGRMMEKVGF
- the fur gene encoding ferric iron uptake transcriptional regulator codes for the protein MSNPDSLKSIGLKATFPRLKILELFENTDVRHLTAEDVYRMLLAEGMDIGLATVYRVLTQFEQAGLLERHHFESGKAVFELNAGHHHDHLVCINCGKVEEFCDPEIERRQAKIAKERGFAIHEHALYLYAECTKADCPNRGKGGKTPAG
- a CDS encoding TMEM165/GDT1 family protein, whose amino-acid sequence is MDAFLASTLLVALAEIGDKTQLLSFVLAARLRRPWAIIAGILAATLANHALAGWVGTWIGSLLSPDALRWATGAVFIAFSLWTLKPDELDEDEAPKSTHAGAFVTTTIAFFLAEMGDKTQFATIALAAKFDALAWVVLGTTIGMLAANIPAVLVGEKLAHRLPLRTIRWTAATLFAATGVLTLARVA